ACAGCTCCTGAGCCCACGCTGCCGGTCACGACGGTGCCGTGTCCCGCCAAAGTGAACGTGCGATCGATCGCCAGGCGAAATGGTCCTTCACGTTTCGCTGCAACTAAGGGCGCGACTTTGGCCGCCGCGTCACCCAGCGCTGCCTTCAACTTTTCAACGCCTTCGCCGCGCACAGTACTAGTGTGAATGATCGGCGCATCCGCGAGAAAAGTGCCAGCCACCAATTCGCGGATTTCTTCTTCGACCAGTTCGATCCAGCTCGGTTCCGAGAGATCGCACTTGGTGAGCGCGATCACACCGGCGCGGAGATCGAGCAACTTGAGAATCTCCAAGTGCTCGCGCGTCTGCGGTTTGATCGAATCGTCGGCGGCGATGACCAGCAGGGCCAAATCGATGCCGGTCGCGCCGGCGAGCATGTTGCGGACGAACCGTTCGTGCCCCGGCACGTCCACAATGCCGAGCCTGTATTCGCCCAGATCCAATTCCGCGAAGCCGAGGTCGATCGTAATGCCGCGCTGTTTTTCTTCCGGCAGCCGGTCGGTGTTCACGCCCGTCAACAGCTTGACGAGCGACGTCTTGCCGTGATCAATATGCCCCGCGGTGCCGAGAATCAGGTCCGTCGCCATAGTAAACGAATTGTACGAAGCCGTGGCCGTGGGAACCATTGGCGTTACGGCGGCGCTGCTACCTTACTCAGTTTATCTTGTGCTCGAATCAAGTCGCGGCTACCGTACGCCCCGATTTTCATCGACCGTTGGGCAAATCTCGGACTGAATTCACGCATGCTGCGAGCTTTACGAAGCGACATGACGGGTTTGCGCCGCACGGTGCTGCGCTGTTGGCTGGCGTGGCTTGCCGTTTTCGCGGCGACTCCGATCGCCGGGGGACAAAGTCCCACGCCTGCGCCGGTGTTCGCGCCAGAGTCCGGAGTCTATCGGCTCCCGCCGGTAACCGATGGGCCGCTGA
This genomic window from Planctomycetia bacterium contains:
- the selB gene encoding selenocysteine-specific translation elongation factor translates to MATDLILGTAGHIDHGKTSLVKLLTGVNTDRLPEEKQRGITIDLGFAELDLGEYRLGIVDVPGHERFVRNMLAGATGIDLALLVIAADDSIKPQTREHLEILKLLDLRAGVIALTKCDLSEPSWIELVEEEIRELVAGTFLADAPIIHTSTVRGEGVEKLKAALGDAAAKVAPLVAAKREGPFRLAIDRTFTLAGHGTVVTGSVGSGAV